The following are encoded together in the Trichomycterus rosablanca isolate fTriRos1 chromosome 19, fTriRos1.hap1, whole genome shotgun sequence genome:
- the LOC134333841 gene encoding uncharacterized protein LOC134333841 gives MMKILLILILYLISGPVDSAVIGYSGGSVIIVSNLKYSLIFNRICVSEQSGCTDIVLLNSIRVIKDYRFILYKNSSGFLTVLIRNLKPQDAGIYRIENYVDYRDVELKIYDDPCCESSKTMDTYTGDNLTLTCNYPTEYETDRKYFIRLDNDSIVKYIINTETAPRSGRFSISDDINAKVLSVNISDVSETDTGLYLCGVWKSEGSVYYFSFFTEIQLQVSGRSTTFIYNPVFTVCISVGVCAALLLIGGFALIFYKIRNKKRQGSTSTAKINDNSPVMDVYMNCMFVLKVPDAETSAAAVCVYEEIEHANTPTVSDTEVYANASTAKNSLDEKISSTVQPAKDQEVTYSTVSFQKNPGDATVTFSTEESTTEYAAVQHHPHLK, from the exons ATGATGAAGATTCTTCTCATTCTCATCCTCTACCTGATCTCAG GTCCAGTAGACTCTGCTGTGATTGGCTACTCAGGAGGAAGTGTCATTATAGTCTCAAATCTGAAATACTCTCTTATCTTTAATAGAATTTGTGTGTCAGAACAATCAGGCTGTACAGATATCgtacttttaaactcaatcaGAGTCATTAAAGATTATAGATTCATTCTGTATAAAAACAGCAGCGGATTCTTAACAGTGTTGATCAGAAATCTGAAACCACAGGATGCTGGAATCTACAGAATTGAAAATTATGTGGATTACAGAGACGTGGAACTGAagatttatgatg ACCCTTGCTGTGAGTCCTCAAAAACTATGGACACCTACACTGGAGACAACCTCACCCTCACCTGTAACTATCCAACAGAGTATGAGACTGACCGCAAGTACTTTATAAGGCTGGACAACGATAGTAttgttaaatacattattaatactGAAACAGCGCCTCGTAGTGGCAGGTTCTCCATTTCTGATGATATAAATGCTAAAGTTCTCAGTGTGAACATCAGTGACGTCAGTGAAACTGATACTGGACTTTATTTATGTGGAGTTTGGAAAAGCGAGGGCTCAGTCTATTATTTCTCCTTCTTCACAGAGATTCAGCTACAGGTTTCAGGTAGGTCTACAACTTTTATTTAT AATCCAG TTTTTACGGTCTGTATCAGTGTGGGTGTCTGTGCAGCTCTGCTCCTCATTGGAGGGTTTGCACTGATTTTCTACAAAATTAGAAACAAGAAAAGACAAG GTTCAACATCAACAGCAAAGATAAACGACAACAGTCCAGTGA TGGATGTTTACATGAACTGCATGTTCGTCCTCAAGGTTCCTGATGCGGAAACATCTGCTGCTGCCGTTTGTGTCTATGAGGAGATAGAACACGCCAACACACCTACTGTATCAGACACCGAAGTTTATGCAAACGCTTCAACAGCAAAAAACAGCTTAGACGAAAAAATCTCCTCCACTGTCCAACCAGCGAAAGACCAAGAGGTCACTTACTCCACTGTGAGTTTTCAGAAGAATCCAGGAGATGCTACGGTCACCTTCAGTACGGAGGAATCCACTACTGAATACGCTGCTGTCCAACACCACCCACACCTGAAATAA
- the LOC134333840 gene encoding polymeric immunoglobulin receptor-like — protein sequence MKILLIFVLYLISGPADGSNVTGYSGGSVIICSDQKWDSMNSKYICKTGQPGCTDVIRSYSKSNKVQSGRFMLYNRVGTVFGVLIRRLKPQDAGTYRIGTENQNSYDTVNLKVINDFCCGGSKTMNAYLGESITLTCKYPEEYETYYKDITKFNDDANIEDVINTKTSSQNGRFSIFDNKSAKVISVKISNVTDNDEGYYLCGVWKGEGSVRYFTFFTEIQLKVTAKPSTTIQPTTAYRTTSTTPKATSSDQACYTKASFVVTIVSVIVALLLIGGFAMIFYKLRCTKTQGSMLPMMYHHKNVGDEDNNPANLYENFRKN from the exons ATGAAGATTCTTCTCATCTTTGTTCTTTACCTGATCTCAG GACCAGCAGACGGCTCTAATGTGACTGGTTACTCAGGAGGAAGTGTCATTATATGCTCTGATCAGAAATGGGATTCAATGAacagtaaatatatttgtaaAACAGGACAACCAGGCTGCACAGATGTAATAAGGTCTTACTCAAAAAGCAACAAAGTGCAGAGTGGAAGATTTATGCTGTATAACAGAGTAGGAACTGTATTTGGAGTGTTGATCAGAAGGCTGAAGCCGCAGGATGCTGGTACATACAGAATTGGAACAGAAAATCAGAACAGCTATGATACTGTGAACCTGAAAGTAATTAATG ATTTCTGTTGTGGGGGGTCAAAAACCATGAATGCGTATCTAGGAGAGAGTATCACCCTCACCTGTAAATATCCAGAGGAATACGAGACATACTATAAAGATATCACAAAATTTAATGATGATGCCAATATTGAAGACgttataaacactaaaacatcatcTCAGAATGGCAGATTCAGTATTTTTGATAATAAAAGTGCTAAAGTTATTAGTGTAAAGATCAGTAATGTGACTGATAATGATGAAGGATATTATCTCTGTGGAGTGTGGAAAGGAGAAGGCTCAGTCAGGTACTTCACCTTCTTCACAGAGATTCAGCTAAAGGTTACAG CAAAACCCAGCACAACCATCCAACCAACGACTGCCTACAgaacaacatcaacaacaccaaaAGCAACCTCGTCTGATCAAGCATGTTACA CAAAAGCTTCTTTTGTTGTCACCATTGTGAGTGTCATTGTGGCTCTGCTGCTGATTGGAGGGTTTGCGATGATCTTCTACAAACTAAGATGCACAAAAACTCAAG GTTCAATGTTACCCATGATGTACCAccataaaaat GTTGGTGATGAGGACAACAATCCAGCTAATTTGTATGAGAACTTCAGAAAGAACTAA